One genomic window of Manihot esculenta cultivar AM560-2 chromosome 16, M.esculenta_v8, whole genome shotgun sequence includes the following:
- the LOC110602952 gene encoding cellulose synthase A catalytic subunit 8 [UDP-forming]: MMESGVPICHTCGEQVGQNANHELFVACHECNFPMCKNCFEYEIKEGRKVCLRCGSPYNENLLDEVQGKAPGNESTMASHLNNSQDVGIHARHISSVSTVDSEMNDEYGNPIWKNRVESWKDKKNKKKKHAPKPEKEPAEIPPEQQMEEKPFADAAEPLSVVIPISRNKLTPYRAVIIMRLIILGLFFHYRLTNPVDSAYGLWLTSVICEIWFAFSWVLDQFPKWSPIDRETFIDRLSARYEREGEPNQLAAVDFFVSTVDPLKEPPLITANTVLSILALDYPVDKVSCYVSDDGAAMLTFESLAETAEFARKWVPFCKKFSIEPRAPEFYFSQKIDYLKDKVQPSFVKERRAMKRDYEEYKVRVNALVAKAQKTPEEGWTMQDGTPWPGNNTRDHPGMIQVFLGNTGACDIEGNELPRLVYVSREKRPGYQHHKKAGAENALVRVSAVLTNAPYILNLDCDHYVNNSKAVREAMCILMDPQVGRDVCFVQFPQRFDGIDKSDRYANRNVVFFDVNMKGLDGIQGPVYVGTGCVFNRQALYGYGPPTLPSLPKNSSSSSCFSCCCPSKKKPTKDPAEVYRDAKREDLNAAIFNLTEIENYDEHERSMLISQMSFEKTFGLSSVFIESTLMENGGVPESVNPSTLIKEAIHVISCSYEEKTEWGKEIGWIYGSVTEDILSGFKMHCRGWRSIYCMPLRPAFKGSAPINLSDRLHQVLRWALGSVEIFLSRHCPLWYGYGGGRLKWLQRLAYINTIVYPFTSLPLIAYCTLPAICLITGKFIIPTLSNLASMLFLGLFISIIVTAILELRWSGVSIEDLWRNEQFWVIGGVSAHLFAVFQGFLKMLAGIDTNFTVTAKAADDTAFGELYIVKWTTVLIPPTTLIILNLVGVVAGFSDALNKGYEAWGPLFGKVFFAFWVIFHLYPFLKGLMGRQNRTPTIVVLWSVLLASVFSLVWVKINPFVNTVDSSALAQTCISIDC, translated from the exons GATGTTGGAATTCATGCTAGACATATCAGCAGTGTGTCTACAGTGGACAGTG AAATGAATGATGAATATGGAAATCCAATTTGGAAAAATCGGGTGGAGAGTTGGAAAGATAAaaagaacaagaagaaaaaaCATGCTCCTAAGCCTGAGAAAGAGCCAGCTGAAATTCCACCTGAGCAGCAGATGGAGGAGAAACC GTTTGCAGATGCTGCAGAGCCACTTTCAGTTGTCATTCCAATTTCACGGAACAAACTCACACCATACAGAGCTGTGATAATAATGCGATTGATCATTCTTGGGCTTTTCTTCCATTACAGATTAACAAATCCTGTAGATAGCGCTTATGGTCTATGGCTTACTTCTGTCATATGTGAGATTTGGTTTGCATTTTCTTGGGTGTTGGATCAGTTCCCCAAGTGGAGTCCTATTGATAGGGAAACATTCATTGATAGGCTATCTGCAAG GTATGAGAGGGAGGGTGAGCCTAATCAACTTGCTGCAGTGGACTTCTTCGTGAGTACAGTTGATCCATTAAAAGAACCTCCTTTGATCACTGCCAATACAGTGCTTTCTATCCTTGCTTTGGACTACCCTGTGGATAAAGTCTCCTGCTACGTATCTGATGATGGTGCTGCCATGCTTACATTTGAATCCTTAGCAGAAACAGCTGAGTTCGCAAGGAAGTGGGTTCCGTTCTGCAAAAAATTCTCAATTGAACCAAGGGCTCCTGAGTTTTACTTTTCACAGAAGATTGATTACTTGAAAGATAAGGTGCAGCCTTCTTTTGTTAAGGAACGTAGAGCAATGAAA AGAGATTATGAAGAGTACAAAGTTCGAGTTAATGCCTTAGTAGCAAAGGCTCAGAAAACACCTGAGGAAGGGTGGACGATGCAGGATGGAACACCTTGGCCTGGAAATAACACACGTGACCACCCTGGCATGATTCAG GTTTTCCTTGGAAACACCGGAGCTTGTGATATAGAGGGAAATGAACTTCCTCGACTTGTTTACGTCTCCAGAGAGAAAAGACCTGGCTATCAGCACCACAAAAAGGCTGGCGCTGAAAATGCACTG GTGAGAGTGTCAGCCGTTCTCACAAATGCTCCTTATATCCTCAATCTTGATTGTGATCACTATGTTAACAACAGTAAGGCAGTTAGAGAGGCAATGTGCATCCTGATGGACCCACAAGTTGGTCGAGATGTATGCTTCGTGCAGTTTCCTCAGAGGTTTGATGGCATAGATAAGAGTGATCGATATGCCAACAGAAATGTGGTTTTCTTTGAT GTCAACATGAAAGGACTTGATGGAATTCAAGGACCGGTATATGTGGGAACAGGTTGTGTCTTCAATAGGCAGGCACTTTATGGCTATGGGCCTCCAACTCTGCCTAGCTTACCCAAGAATTCATCCTCCTCCTCATGCTTCTCTTGCTGCTGCCCTTCTAAGAAGAAGCCCACAAAAGATCCTGCTGAGGTTTATCGAGATGCAAAACGAGAGGATTTGAATGCTGCCATATTTAATCTTACAGAGATTGAGA ATTATGATGAGCATGAGAGGTCAATGCTGATCTCCCAGATGAGCTTTGAGAAAACTTTTGGCTTATCATCTGTCTTCATTGAGTCTACATTAATGGAGAATGGAGGAGTACCTGAATCTGTTAACCCATCAACACTCATCAAGGAAGCAATACATGTTATTAGCTGCAGCTATGAAGAGAAGACTGAATGGGGAAAAGAG ATTGGTTGGATATATGGGTCAGTCACTGAGGATATCTTATCTGGCTTCAAGATGCACTGCCGAGGATGGAGATCAATTTACTGCATGCCCTTAAGGCCTGCATTCAAAGGTTCTGCACCCATCAATCTGTCTGATCGTTTGCACCAGGTTCTCCGGTGGGCTCTTGGTTCTGTAGAAATTTTCTTGAGCAGACACTGTCCCCTCTGGTATGGATATGGAGGAGGCCGTCTTAAATGGCTTCAAAGGCTGGCATATATAAACACCATTGTTTATCCTTTCACATCTCTCCCTCTCATTGCCTACTGTACACTCCCTGCAATCTGTCTTATTACAGGAAAATTCATTATACCAACG ctctccaaccttgCAAGCATGCTATTTCTTGGCCTCTTCATCTCCATTATTGTAACTGCAATACTCGAGCTGCGATGGAGTGGTGTCAGCATCGAAGATTTGTGGCGTAACGAACAGTTCTGGGTGATTGGAGGTGTTTCAGCTCATCTTTTTGCAGTCTTCCAGGGATTCTTGAAAATGTTGGCTGGCATTGATACCAACTTCACTGTCACTGCAAAAGCAGCAGATGATACTGCATTTGGTGAACTCTACATTGTCAAGTGGACAACAGTTTTGATTCCTCCAACAACTCTTATCATTCTCAATCTAGTTGGTGTTGTTGCTGGATTCTCAGATGCCCTCAACAAAGGATATGAAGCATGGGGACCTCTCTTTGGCAAAGTGTTTTTCGCCTTCTGGGTGATTTTCCATCTCTATCCATTCCTCAAAGGTCTCATGGGGCGCCAAAACAGAACACCAACCATTGTTGTTCTCTGGTCTGTGCTTTTAGCCTCTGTCTTCTCTCTCGTTTGGGTCAAGATTAATCCATTCGTAAATACTGTCGACAGCTCAGCCCTTGCTCAAACGTGCATTTCCATAGATTGCTGA